In Gossypium hirsutum isolate 1008001.06 chromosome D06, Gossypium_hirsutum_v2.1, whole genome shotgun sequence, one genomic interval encodes:
- the LOC107900138 gene encoding uncharacterized protein, whose amino-acid sequence MLLRSRRRTSKFPVNIIDQQAESYNLHEPNDLEDIDMANQTLKQFAAPNLAAQPPSITYPALDRPLKLNSGFLNLLPKFNGLPGEDPYRYINEFIITCSTMQPDGIEEEEIKLRAFPFSLQGFAKDWLYYMSPGSFATWTGLHKDFLEKFFPASRIGSIRKEICGIKQLVGESLYEYWERFKRLCASCPQHQISEQLLVQYFYEGLMPQDRGMIDAASGGALVEKTPEQARNLIAKMAQNTQQFGLRRSDLGKRMDEGQSSMMEAQLANLTAMVSKFMTRGNAKASLCGICCLEGHTTDMCPTLQEGEANVVFPNQRRYDPYSATYNEGWRDHPNLRYQNRATPLGFEQQNS is encoded by the coding sequence ATGTTATTAAGGAGCAGACGACGAACATCGAAGTTCCCTGTTAACATTATCGATCAACAAGCCGAATCTTACAATCTGCACGAGCCTAACGATTTAGAGGACATCGACATGGCCAACCAGACCTTGAAGCAATTCGCCGCACCTAACTTGGCTGCGCAACCACCATCTATCACTTATCCTGCCCTTGATAGGCCATTAAAGCTTAATTCGGGATTCCTGAACTTGTTACCGAAATTCAATGGACTACCAGGTGAGGACCCTTACCGTTATATTAATGAATTTATAATAACTTGTTCGACTATGCAGCCAGATGGCATTGAAGAGGAAGAAATCAAGCTCCGAGCTTTTCCTTTCTCCTTACAAGGTTTCGCGAAGGACTGGTTATATTATATGTCGCCAGGTTCATTTGCGACGTGGACAGGGTTGCACAAAGATTTTCTTGAGAAGTTCTTTCCGGCATCGAGAATAGGGTCAATCAGGAAGGAAATTTGTGGAATTAAGCAACTGGTAGGTGAGTCATTATATGAGTACTGGGAAAGATTTAAACGACTATGTGCGAGTTGTCCACAGCATCAGATTAGTGAACAGCTTTTAGTACAATATTTTTATGAGGGGTTGATGCCACAAGATCGAGGAATGATTGATGCAGCGAGTGGAGGTGCATTGGTTGAAAAAACTCCGGAGCAAGCCAGAAATTTGATTGCTAAAATGGCGCAGAATACACAGCAATTCGGTCTCAGGAGGTCCGATTTGGGTAAACGAATGGATGAGGGCCAGTCGAGTATGATGGAGGCTCAGTTAGCTAATTTAACGGCTATGGTAAGTAAATTTATGACTAGAGGTAATGCGAAAGCTTCACTATGTGGCATTTGTTGTTTGGAAGGACATACCACAGATATGTGTCCGACATTACAGGAAGGGGAAGCTAACGTCGTCTTTCCAAATCAGAGAAGGTATGATCCATACTCAGCTACCTATAATGAGGGATGGAGAGACCACCCCAATCTCAGATATCAAAACCGAGCCACACCTCTGGGATTCGAGCAGCAAAATTCCTGA